A genomic region of Acipenser ruthenus chromosome 9, fAciRut3.2 maternal haplotype, whole genome shotgun sequence contains the following coding sequences:
- the LOC117972775 gene encoding integrator complex subunit 4-like isoform X2: MAAHLKKRVYEEFTKVVQQQQHEEAPAKKLRLTKPSKSAALHIDLCKATTPTDALQYLLQFARKPVEPESVEGVVRILLEHYYKETDSSVRLKIASLLGLLSKTQGFLPDCIVDDAINTLNNEKSHQVIAQLLDTLLAIGTQLPENQTIRLRLVEVACRHLTDTSFGVRNKCLQLLGCLGSVDKPVSKELESMVLKDVQKIIGDYFNDQDPRVRTAAIKAMLQLHERGMKLQQTIYSQACKLLSDDYEQVRSAAVQMVWVLSQLYPESIVPIPSSNEEIRLVDDAFGKISHMVSDGSWVVRVQAAKLLGSMHQRKRTAHERAKELYSSGEFSSGRKWADDAPKEKVDTYAVNLIDSGACGAFVHGLEDEMFEVRIAAVEALCTLAQSSSSFAEKCLDFLVDMFNDEIEEVRLQSIHVLRQISNNITLREDQLDTVLAVLEDSSRDIREALHELLCYTNVSTKECIQLALVELLKNLTKYPTDRNSVWKCLKFLGARHPTLVLPLVPELLSTHPYFDTPEPDMDDPAYIAVLVLVFNAAKSCPTMSALFSDHTFRHYAYLRDSLSHLVPPLRLPGRKLVSVSDSSGMASSEESSQQFLRQSLERVYTIQHLEAQGAQELLEFTIRDLQRLGELQPELAGAADFSATYLRCQLLLMKGLQEKLWNVAAPLYLKQNAMASAAARQILEETYKLEFLYSGLETRQVAIVHHVRLQAKALQLVLNARTSRGVEPLLSICEKFLQEVDAFQRCFVAELTHFQDSFVEKLLELMPRLLACKPLDLVKILQTTLRQSGFLHLRLPEQLHRATATIIEPTGESDNPLRFTSGLVVALDVDATLEHVQDPQNSVKVQVVYPDGQAHIIHPRPGDFRNPGPGRHRLITQVYLSHSAWTEPCQIEVRLLLAYSSSKSRTSILKPAWNESTDGLPATENSIEGTIPFSKSVKVFIMPKPTRR, encoded by the exons ATGGCAGCTCATTTAAAGAAACGTGTTTACGAAGAATTCACTAAAGTTGTTCAG CAACAGCAACATGAAGAAGCCCCAGCGAAGAAGTTGCGCTTGACCAAACCCAGTAAGTCAGCTGCCCTGCACATTGACTTGTGTAAAGCCACGACACCCACAGACGCCCTTCAGTACCTGCTCCAGTTTGCCAGGAAGCCTGTGGAGCCTGAGAGTGTGGAGGGAGTGGTGCGCATTCTCTTGGAGCATTATTACAAG GAAACTGATAGCTCTGTAAGACTGAAGATTGCCTCTTTGCTGGGTTTGCTTTCCAAAACACAAGGATTTTTACCCGATTGTATAGTAGATGATGCCATTAATACGCTTAATAATGAAA AATCCCATCAGGTTATTGCTCAATTGCTGGACACTCTCCTGGCCATTGGCACACAGCTTCCAGAAAACCAGACCATTAGACTTCGGCTTGTTGAAGTGGCTTGCAGG CACCTTACAGATACATCGTTTGGAGTGAGGAATAAATGCCTGCAGCTGTTGGGCTGCCTTGGGTCTGTAGATAAACCTGTCTCCAAAGAGTTAGAGAGTATGGTATTAAAGGACGTCCAGAAAATAATCGGCGATTACTTCAACGATCAGGATCCGCGTGTACGGACGGCAGCAATCAAAGCAATG CTGCAGTTACATGAACGGGGAATGAAGCTACAGCAGACAATTTACAGTCAG GCCTGTAAACTGCTGTCGGATGACTATGAACAAGTGCGATCTGCCGCTGTGCAGATGGTGTGGGTTCTCAGCCAGCTCTATCCAGAAAG CATTGTCCCTATTCCTTCCTCCAATGAAGAGATACGATTGGTCGATGATGCATTTGGCAAAATTTCCCACATGGTCAGTGATGGGTCATGGGTAGTCAGAGTGCAGGCAGCTAAACTCTTG GGCTCTATGCATCAA agaaagCGAACCGCTCACGAAAGAGCCAAAGAGCTCTACAGCTCAGGGGAATTCTCCTCAGGACGGAAGTGGGCAGATGATGCCCCCAAGGAGAAAGTGGACACGTACGCTGTCAACCTGATTGACTCGGGAGCTTGTGGAGCTTTTGTGCATGGCCTGGAGGATGAGATGTTTG AGGTGCGTATCGCTGCGGTGGAGGCTCTGTGCACGCTGGCCCAGTCCTCTTCATCGTTTGCAGAGAAGTGCCTTGATTTCCTGGTGGACATGTTCAATGATGAGATTGAGGAGGTGCGGCTGCAGTCTATCCACGTCTTGCGTCAGATCTCCAACAACATCACCCTGCGCGAGGACCAGCTCGACACCGTGCTCGCTGTGCTGGAG GACTCTTCTCGTGATATTCGAGAGGCCTTGCACGAGCTCCTGTGCTACACCAACGTTTCCACGAAAGAATGCATTCAGCTGGCTCTCGTGGAGCTGCTGAAGAACCTGACCAAGTACCCAACTGACCGTAACTCTGTCTGGAA GTGCCTGAAGTTTCTGGGGGCCAGGCACCCTACCCTTGTTCTGCCTCTGGTCCCAGAGCTCCTGAGTACACACCCGTACTTTGATACACCCGAACCAGATATGGATGATCCTGCTT ATATTGCTGTGCTGGTTTTGGTGTTCAACGCTGCAAAATCGTGTCCTACAATGTCCGCACTTTTTTCAGACCACACGTTTAGGCATTATGCTTATCTAAGAGACAGTCTCTCACACCTGGTTCCACCATTACGG TTACCGGGCAGGAAGCTGGTGTCTGTGTCAGATTCCTCTGGTATGGCGTCTAGCGAGGAGTCATCCCAGCAGTTCCTCCGGCAGAGCCTGGAAAGAGTCTACACCATCCAGCACCTGGAGGCACAGGGGGCACAGGAACTGCTTGAGTTCACCATCCG CGATCTGCAGAGGCTGGGGGAGCTGCAGCCAGAGCTGGCCGGAGCAGCTGACTTTTCTGCAACATACCTTCGCTGCCAGTTATTGCTGATGAAG GGCCTGCAAGAGAAGCTGTGGAACGTTGCTGCCCCACTATACTTGAAACAGAACGCAATGGCGTCTGCAGCAGCTCGGCAG attttggaGGAGACCTACAAGCTGGAGTTCCTGTACAGTGGGCTAGAAACCCGACAAGTGGCCATTGTTCACCATGTGAGACTGCAGGCCAAGGCACTACAGCTGGTCCTCAACGCTCGCACCAGTCGAGG AGTGGAACCTCTCTTGAGTATTTGTGAAAAGTTTCTTCAAGAAGTGGATGCTTTTCAGAG GTGCTTTGTGGCAGAGCTCACCCACTTCCAGGACAGTTTTGTTGAGAAGCTGCTTGAACTTATGCCCAGGCTTTTGGCCTGCAAGCCCCTCGACCTGGTAAAGATCCTGCAGACAACCCTGAGACAAAGCGGCTTTCTGCACCTCAGACTGCCTGAACAG CTCCACAGAGCAACAGCAACTATCATTGAACCTACAGGAGAGTCTGATAACCCCTTGAGGTTTACCTCAGGGTTAGTTGTGGCCCTGGACGTTGATGCAACACTGGAACATGTGCAAGATCCACAGAATAGTGTGAAGGTTCAG GTGGTTTATCCAGATGGACAGGCGCATATAATCCACCCCAGACCTGGTGATTTCAGGAACCCTGGTCCAGGAAGGCACAGATTGATCACTCAGGTGTACCTTTCACATTCTGCTTGGACAG AGCCTTGTCAGATAGAAGTAAGGCTGCTTCTCGCTTACAGTTCTAGTAAAAGCCGAACTTCCATCCTCAAACCAGCCTGGAATGAAAGCACAGATGGCCTCCCAGCCACAGAAAATTCCATTGAGGGAACCATTCCCTTTAGCAAGTCAGTCAAAGTGTTCATAATGCCCAAACCAACCAGACGCTGA
- the LOC117972845 gene encoding mth938 domain-containing protein has product MSSPEIASLSWGHMKVKGCPASYKDCKVWPGGSRAWDWRETGTDHHPGVQPADLEEVLKKGVETLVIGRGMNEALQVPSTTLDYIKKQGVDVKVFQTEKAVREYNTLAGQGSKVGGVFHSTC; this is encoded by the exons ATGTCATCACCAGAGATCGCATCCCTGTCATGGGGTCACATGAAGGTGAAAGGATGTCCAGCTTCCTACAAAGACTGCAAAGTGTGGCCCGGAGGGAGTCGTGCTTGGGACTGGAGAGAAACTGGCACTGAT CATCACCCTGGTGTTCAGCCTGCTGACTTGGAAGAGGTATTGAAGAAAGGGGTGGAGACCTTGGTGATTGGGCGTGGGATGAACGAGGCCTTACAG GTTCCTTCAACTACACTGGATTACATAAAGAAGCAAGGAGTGGACGTGAAGGTGTTCCAGACAGAGAAGGCGGTCAGAGAGTACAACACACTGGCTGGCCAAGGAAGTAAAGTTGGAGGGGTCTTCCACTCAACTTGCTGA
- the LOC117972775 gene encoding integrator complex subunit 4-like isoform X1: MAAHLKKRVYEEFTKVVQQQQHEEAPAKKLRLTKPSKSAALHIDLCKATTPTDALQYLLQFARKPVEPESVEGVVRILLEHYYKETDSSVRLKIASLLGLLSKTQGFLPDCIVDDAINTLNNEKSHQVIAQLLDTLLAIGTQLPENQTIRLRLVEVACRHLTDTSFGVRNKCLQLLGCLGSVDKPVSKELESMVLKDVQKIIGDYFNDQDPRVRTAAIKAMLQLHERGMKLQQTIYSQACKLLSDDYEQVRSAAVQMVWVLSQLYPESIVPIPSSNEEIRLVDDAFGKISHMVSDGSWVVRVQAAKLLGSMHQVSAHFLEQTLDKKLMSDLRRKRTAHERAKELYSSGEFSSGRKWADDAPKEKVDTYAVNLIDSGACGAFVHGLEDEMFEVRIAAVEALCTLAQSSSSFAEKCLDFLVDMFNDEIEEVRLQSIHVLRQISNNITLREDQLDTVLAVLEDSSRDIREALHELLCYTNVSTKECIQLALVELLKNLTKYPTDRNSVWKCLKFLGARHPTLVLPLVPELLSTHPYFDTPEPDMDDPAYIAVLVLVFNAAKSCPTMSALFSDHTFRHYAYLRDSLSHLVPPLRLPGRKLVSVSDSSGMASSEESSQQFLRQSLERVYTIQHLEAQGAQELLEFTIRDLQRLGELQPELAGAADFSATYLRCQLLLMKGLQEKLWNVAAPLYLKQNAMASAAARQILEETYKLEFLYSGLETRQVAIVHHVRLQAKALQLVLNARTSRGVEPLLSICEKFLQEVDAFQRCFVAELTHFQDSFVEKLLELMPRLLACKPLDLVKILQTTLRQSGFLHLRLPEQLHRATATIIEPTGESDNPLRFTSGLVVALDVDATLEHVQDPQNSVKVQVVYPDGQAHIIHPRPGDFRNPGPGRHRLITQVYLSHSAWTEPCQIEVRLLLAYSSSKSRTSILKPAWNESTDGLPATENSIEGTIPFSKSVKVFIMPKPTRR, from the exons ATGGCAGCTCATTTAAAGAAACGTGTTTACGAAGAATTCACTAAAGTTGTTCAG CAACAGCAACATGAAGAAGCCCCAGCGAAGAAGTTGCGCTTGACCAAACCCAGTAAGTCAGCTGCCCTGCACATTGACTTGTGTAAAGCCACGACACCCACAGACGCCCTTCAGTACCTGCTCCAGTTTGCCAGGAAGCCTGTGGAGCCTGAGAGTGTGGAGGGAGTGGTGCGCATTCTCTTGGAGCATTATTACAAG GAAACTGATAGCTCTGTAAGACTGAAGATTGCCTCTTTGCTGGGTTTGCTTTCCAAAACACAAGGATTTTTACCCGATTGTATAGTAGATGATGCCATTAATACGCTTAATAATGAAA AATCCCATCAGGTTATTGCTCAATTGCTGGACACTCTCCTGGCCATTGGCACACAGCTTCCAGAAAACCAGACCATTAGACTTCGGCTTGTTGAAGTGGCTTGCAGG CACCTTACAGATACATCGTTTGGAGTGAGGAATAAATGCCTGCAGCTGTTGGGCTGCCTTGGGTCTGTAGATAAACCTGTCTCCAAAGAGTTAGAGAGTATGGTATTAAAGGACGTCCAGAAAATAATCGGCGATTACTTCAACGATCAGGATCCGCGTGTACGGACGGCAGCAATCAAAGCAATG CTGCAGTTACATGAACGGGGAATGAAGCTACAGCAGACAATTTACAGTCAG GCCTGTAAACTGCTGTCGGATGACTATGAACAAGTGCGATCTGCCGCTGTGCAGATGGTGTGGGTTCTCAGCCAGCTCTATCCAGAAAG CATTGTCCCTATTCCTTCCTCCAATGAAGAGATACGATTGGTCGATGATGCATTTGGCAAAATTTCCCACATGGTCAGTGATGGGTCATGGGTAGTCAGAGTGCAGGCAGCTAAACTCTTG GGCTCTATGCATCAAGTGAGTGCACACTTTCTGGAGCAAACATTGGACAAGAAGCTAATGTCTGATCTCAGG agaaagCGAACCGCTCACGAAAGAGCCAAAGAGCTCTACAGCTCAGGGGAATTCTCCTCAGGACGGAAGTGGGCAGATGATGCCCCCAAGGAGAAAGTGGACACGTACGCTGTCAACCTGATTGACTCGGGAGCTTGTGGAGCTTTTGTGCATGGCCTGGAGGATGAGATGTTTG AGGTGCGTATCGCTGCGGTGGAGGCTCTGTGCACGCTGGCCCAGTCCTCTTCATCGTTTGCAGAGAAGTGCCTTGATTTCCTGGTGGACATGTTCAATGATGAGATTGAGGAGGTGCGGCTGCAGTCTATCCACGTCTTGCGTCAGATCTCCAACAACATCACCCTGCGCGAGGACCAGCTCGACACCGTGCTCGCTGTGCTGGAG GACTCTTCTCGTGATATTCGAGAGGCCTTGCACGAGCTCCTGTGCTACACCAACGTTTCCACGAAAGAATGCATTCAGCTGGCTCTCGTGGAGCTGCTGAAGAACCTGACCAAGTACCCAACTGACCGTAACTCTGTCTGGAA GTGCCTGAAGTTTCTGGGGGCCAGGCACCCTACCCTTGTTCTGCCTCTGGTCCCAGAGCTCCTGAGTACACACCCGTACTTTGATACACCCGAACCAGATATGGATGATCCTGCTT ATATTGCTGTGCTGGTTTTGGTGTTCAACGCTGCAAAATCGTGTCCTACAATGTCCGCACTTTTTTCAGACCACACGTTTAGGCATTATGCTTATCTAAGAGACAGTCTCTCACACCTGGTTCCACCATTACGG TTACCGGGCAGGAAGCTGGTGTCTGTGTCAGATTCCTCTGGTATGGCGTCTAGCGAGGAGTCATCCCAGCAGTTCCTCCGGCAGAGCCTGGAAAGAGTCTACACCATCCAGCACCTGGAGGCACAGGGGGCACAGGAACTGCTTGAGTTCACCATCCG CGATCTGCAGAGGCTGGGGGAGCTGCAGCCAGAGCTGGCCGGAGCAGCTGACTTTTCTGCAACATACCTTCGCTGCCAGTTATTGCTGATGAAG GGCCTGCAAGAGAAGCTGTGGAACGTTGCTGCCCCACTATACTTGAAACAGAACGCAATGGCGTCTGCAGCAGCTCGGCAG attttggaGGAGACCTACAAGCTGGAGTTCCTGTACAGTGGGCTAGAAACCCGACAAGTGGCCATTGTTCACCATGTGAGACTGCAGGCCAAGGCACTACAGCTGGTCCTCAACGCTCGCACCAGTCGAGG AGTGGAACCTCTCTTGAGTATTTGTGAAAAGTTTCTTCAAGAAGTGGATGCTTTTCAGAG GTGCTTTGTGGCAGAGCTCACCCACTTCCAGGACAGTTTTGTTGAGAAGCTGCTTGAACTTATGCCCAGGCTTTTGGCCTGCAAGCCCCTCGACCTGGTAAAGATCCTGCAGACAACCCTGAGACAAAGCGGCTTTCTGCACCTCAGACTGCCTGAACAG CTCCACAGAGCAACAGCAACTATCATTGAACCTACAGGAGAGTCTGATAACCCCTTGAGGTTTACCTCAGGGTTAGTTGTGGCCCTGGACGTTGATGCAACACTGGAACATGTGCAAGATCCACAGAATAGTGTGAAGGTTCAG GTGGTTTATCCAGATGGACAGGCGCATATAATCCACCCCAGACCTGGTGATTTCAGGAACCCTGGTCCAGGAAGGCACAGATTGATCACTCAGGTGTACCTTTCACATTCTGCTTGGACAG AGCCTTGTCAGATAGAAGTAAGGCTGCTTCTCGCTTACAGTTCTAGTAAAAGCCGAACTTCCATCCTCAAACCAGCCTGGAATGAAAGCACAGATGGCCTCCCAGCCACAGAAAATTCCATTGAGGGAACCATTCCCTTTAGCAAGTCAGTCAAAGTGTTCATAATGCCCAAACCAACCAGACGCTGA